A genome region from Pangasianodon hypophthalmus isolate fPanHyp1 chromosome 11, fPanHyp1.pri, whole genome shotgun sequence includes the following:
- the LOC117598424 gene encoding myosin-6-like: MKKTLIEKEELLKVSLAEAEEKHQKAVETNAQLEAKISDLMYQVETLQGTMQDMGNLLYETNRECDQLTNEREREREAHSILQAESDEMKKTLIQKEELLKASLAEAEEKHQKAVETIAQLEVEKSNLTYQVETLRGTVQESGNLLSETHRQCDELTNECEREREAHSILQSEHNEMKEKLKHCEELLMEREREREVHSILQVENDEMKNTLTDIEELLKVSLAEAEEKHQKAVETNAQLEAKISDLMYQVETLQGTMQDMGNLLYETNRECDQLTNEREREREAHSILQAENDELKKTLIQKEELLKASLAEAEEKHQKAVETIAQLEVEKSNLTYQVETLRGTVQESGNLLSETHRQCDELTNECEREREAHSILQSEHNETKEKLKHCEELLMEREREREVHSILQAENDEMKNTLTDIEELLKVSLAEAEEKHQKAVETNAQLEAKISDLMYQVETLQGTMQDMGNLLYETNRECDQLTNEREREREAHSILQAENDEMKKTLIQKEELLKASLAEAEEKHQKAVETIAQLEVEKSNLTYQVETLRGTVQESGNLLSETHRQCDELTNECEREREAHSILQSEHNEMKEKLKHCEELLMEREREQEVHSILQAENDEMKNTLMDIEELLKVSLAEAEEKHQKAVETNAQLEAKISDLMYQVETLQGTMQDMGNLLYETNRECDQLTNEHEQELEAHSILQAENDELKKTLIQKEELLKASLAEAEEKHQKAVETIAQLEVEKSNLTYQVETLRGTVQESGNLLSETHRQCDELTNECEREREAHSILQSEHNEMKEKLKHCEELLMEREREQEVHSILQAENDEMKNTLTDIEELLKVSLAEAEEKHQKAVETNAQLEAKISDLMYQVETLQGTVQDMGNLLYETNRECDQLTNECEREREGHSILQSEHNETKEKLKHCEELLMECERQREAHSVLNFGFDEMKETLMHNEKLLKECEREREAHHKLKLEYDEMKKTLTHSEELLKVSLAEVEEKYNKAVESIAKLEAEKSNLKHHMETVRDTMQDIRNVLSETDTPCDELTNKHGVPLGSKETTSIERGSSVRRIGSTSKSL; the protein is encoded by the exons ATGAAGAAGACTCTGATTGAGAAGGAGGAGTTACTGAAG GTCTCCCTGGCAGAAGCAGAGGAGAAACATCAGAAGGCTGTGGAGACCAATGCCCAGCTGGAGGCCAAAATATCTGACCTGATGTACCAGGTGGAGACACTGCAAGGAACAATGCAGGACATGGGGAACCTGCTCTATGAGACTAACAGGGAGTGTGACCAGCTAACGAAC gaacgtgagcgagagagggaggCTCACAGCATCCTCCAGGCGGAGAGCGATGAGATGAAGAAGACTCTGATTCAGAAGGAGGAGTTACTGAAG GCCTCCCTGGCAGAAGCAGAGGAGAAACATCAGAAGGCTGTGGAGACCATTGCTCAGCTGGAGGTGGAGAAGTCCAACCTGACATACCAGGTGGAGACACTGCGAGGAACAGTGCAGGAATCGGGGAACCTGCTTTCTGAGACTCACAGGCAGTGTGACGAGCTAACGAAC GAGTGTGAGCGAGAGCGGGAGGCTCACAGCATCCTCCAGTCCGAGCACAacgagatgaaggagaagcTAAAACACTGTGAAGAGTTACTAATG gaacGTGAGCGAGAACGGGAGGTTCACAGCATCCTCCAGGTGGAGAACGATGAGATGAAGAATACTCTGACGGACATTGAGGAGTTACTGAAG GTCTCCCTGGCAGAAGCAGAGGAGAAACATCAGAAGGCTGTGGAGACCAATGCCCAGCTGGAGGCCAAAATATCTGACCTGATGTACCAGGTGGAGACACTGCAAGGAACAATGCAGGACATGGGGAACCTGCTCTATGAGACTAACAGGGAGTGTGACCAGCTAACGAAC gaacGTGAGCGAGAACGGGAGGCTCACAGCATCCTCCAGGCGGAGAACGATGAGCTGAAGAAGACTCTGATTCAGAAGGAGGAGTTACTGAAG GCCTCCCTGGCAGAAGCAGAGGAGAAACATCAGAAGGCTGTGGAGACCATTGCTCAGCTGGAGGTGGAGAAGTCCAACCTGACATACCAGGTGGAGACACTGCGAGGAACAGTGCAGGAATCGGGGAACCTGCTATCTGAGACTCACAGGCAGTGTGACGAGCTAACGAAC GAGTGTGAGCGAGAGCGGGAGGCTCACAGCATCCTCCAGTCCGAGCACAACGAGACGAAGGAGAAGCTAAAACACTGTGAAGAGTTACTAATG gaacGTGAGCGAGAACGGGAGGTTCACAGCATCCTCCAGGCGGAGAACGATGAGATGAAGAATACTCTGACGGACATTGAGGAGTTACTGAAG GTCTCCCTGGCAGAAGCAGAGGAGAAACATCAGAAGGCTGTGGAGACCAATGCCCAGCTGGAGGCCAAAATATCTGACCTGATGTACCAGGTGGAGACACTGCAAGGAACAATGCAGGACATGGGGAACCTGCTCTATGAGACTAACAGGGAGTGTGACCAGCTAACGAAC gaacGTGAGCGAGAACGGGAGGCTCACAGCATCCTCCAGGCGGAGAACGATGAGATGAAGAAGACTCTGATTCAGAAGGAGGAGTTACTGAAG GCCTCCTTGGCAGAAGCAGAGGAGAAACATCAGAAGGCTGTGGAGACCATTGCTCAGCTGGAGGTGGAGAAGTCCAACCTGACATACCAGGTGGAGACACTGCGAGGAACAGTGCAGGAATCGGGGAACCTGCTTTCTGAGACTCACAGGCAGTGTGACGAGCTAACGAAC GAGTGTGAGCGAGAGCGGGAGGCTCACAGCATCCTCCAGTCCGAGCACAacgagatgaaggagaagcTAAAACACTGTGAAGAGTTACTAATG gaacGTGAGCGAGAACAGGAGGTTCACAGCATCCTCCAGGCGGAGAACGATGAGATGAAGAATACTCTGATGGACATTGAGGAGTTACTGAAG GTCTCCCTGGCAGAAGCAGAGGAGAAACATCAGAAGGCTGTGGAGACCAATGCCCAGCTGGAGGCCAAAATATCTGACCTGATGTACCAGGTGGAGACACTGCAAGGAACAATGCAGGACATGGGGAACCTGCTCTATGAGACTAACAGGGAGTGTGACCAGCTAACGAAC gaacATGAGCAAGAGCTGGAAGCTCACAGCATCCTCCAGGCGGAGAACGATGAGCTGAAGAAGACTCTGATTCAGAAGGAGGAGTTACTGAAG GCCTCCCTGGCAGAAGCAGAGGAGAAACATCAGAAGGCTGTGGAGACCATTGCTCAGCTGGAGGTGGAGAAGTCCAACCTGACGTACCAGGTGGAGACACTGCGAGGAACAGTGCAGGAATCGGGGAACCTGCTTTCTGAGACTCACAGGCAGTGTGATGAGCTAACGAAC GAGTGTGAGCGAGAGCGGGAGGCTCACAGCATCCTCCAGTCCGAGCACAacgagatgaaggagaagcTAAAACACTGCGAAGAGTTACTAATG gaacGTGAGCGAGAACAGGAGGTTCACAGCATCCTCCAGGCGGAGAACGATGAGATGAAGAATACTCTGACGGACATTGAGGAGTTACTGAAG GTCTCCCTGGCAGAAGCAGAGGAGAAACATCAGAAGGCTGTGGAGACCAATGCCCAGCTGGAGGCCAAAATATCTGACCTGATGTACCAGGTGGAGACACTGCAAGGAACAGTGCAGGACATGGGGAACCTGCTCTATGAGACTAACAGGGAGTGTGACCAGCTAACGAAC GAGTGTGAGCGAGAGCGGGAGGGTCACAGCATCCTCCAGTCCGAGCACAACGAGACCAAGGAGAAGCTAAAACACTGTGAAGAGTTACTAATG GAGTGCGAGCGACAGCGGGAGGCTCACAGCGTCTTGAATTTCGGGTTTGATGAGATGAAGGAGACTTTGATGCACAATGAGAAGTTATTGAag GAGTGTGAGCGAGAGCGGGAGGCTCACCACAAGCTGAAGTTGGAGTACGATGAGATGAAGAAGACTCTGACCCACAGCGAGGAGTTACTGAAG GTCTCCCTGGCTGAAGTTGAGGAGAAATATAACAAGGCTGTGGAGTCCATTGCTAAGCTTGAAGCTGAGAAGTCCAACCTGAAGCACCATATGGAGACAGTGCGAGACACAATGCAAGACATAAGGAACGTGCTATCTGAGACTGACACTCCGTGTGATGAGCTAACAAAC aaacatgGCGTACCTCTTGGATCCAAGGAGACAACGAGTATTGAGAGAGGAAGCAGTGTGAGGAGAATTGGATCCACATCGAAATCATTGTGA